In Struthio camelus isolate bStrCam1 chromosome 35, bStrCam1.hap1, whole genome shotgun sequence, the DNA window AGTTGTCTTTTGGTAGTTCTGAAATGCCTTCCTATCCCTGCCCAGTAAGCATCCTCGGAGGCTTTTCAGTTTGCATTATAGGTTGCCTTTAGGGTGCCCAGAACTTGCTCTTTGGTTAATTTTCTCCACTCCCTCGGTAGGTCAGCTGGTTCAGCACAGTATTCTTCTGCAAACTGCTGATTGAATTCCTTAAACACAAACTTCCAGTAATCGGAGGCTTCAATGGTAGCGTCTGGCTGGATGCGCCAGTCTGGGTAATACTGGCGGTACTCTTTATAAGGATGGAATTTCCCATTGGTGTCGATATTTCTGAAACTATTCACTGAAACCACCTCTGAAGAGCAAACTGAATAGGCTAGTTTTTCCGTTTTCACATGCACCATTCCTGCTAGTCCTTGAGGCCTATGCACCGAAGCAAAGTGCTCTTTGTGGTCATTGCCTCCAGCTTCACAAGGGACCTTGCAGAACGGGCACTGCTTCCCACAGCCAAACACTCGACGGAAAATTTCATCCTGGGGCTTCACAAGTAGGCTGCAGAGCATGGTCTCCAGGTCTGAGCCAGAAAGTTGAAGGAGGATGTCTTCTTTCAGCTGGGGAAGTGAAGTCAGTAGATTAGCACAGAACTGCTCcgtctttgctgtgtttttaaactGTATGCGAGCCAAGCTGTGCTTGGGAATGACCAAAtccttctgcagagctctgcaaaagtgatttaaaaatgcCAAAGCGTCAATATTCTCTTCAGTTTGAGACTCTCCCAATATGTTGCTTATTTTCTCTACTATTCCCGAGAGacactttctctccagcttttccAAATGGCCTGTTTCTTTGTAGTGTTTGCTTAAGTGTCTTTGAATCCAGGTTTTGACAAACTTTTCATAGTGAGAAACATAACTCACATAAGATTCCACGTTCATGTCATCCAGCAGTTTCTTCTGCAGAGCGAACTGGAAGAAGGTGCGGCTACTGTATGTGATGGACTCGCCCAGGCTGAGAATGTCATCAACAATATCTATTCCTAGCCTTTTGTAGATATAATCTATCAGGGCAGGTTTAAGGCACTGATTGCAGAAATCTCTGGCTCTTATttgattttcatctttttcccAGTAAAGATCAGTAAACGTGGAGAAATACTGAGCTTTCAGCTTCTCCAGATGTTGCTGAGGGTCGTTTTCTTTGACAAAGCGGTCATGCATCTCTTGGAATCTATGAGCTGCCTTCCCCAAAATGTGTAACTTCAGGTCCACTTCAAGGGAAGGACTGAAACAAAGGCTTTTCTCACAGTTCATTTGTAATCTCTTGTTGATCATGTTCAGCAGCTCTCTGCAGTAGGTTTCATCGTAATCCATTTTGGAGTTTACCTTTTCCTCAATATACCTGTTACAATCACTGATCACAGCTTCAGCAAAATTTTGTAACTGCATGTGCACGTCCTTCCCTCTGAGGGCGTCTGCTATTGCCCTAAGACGATTCCTTTGAATGCAGCTATAGTCTACTCTGAAATCCTCCCTTCCGTGCTTACAAAGGCTTTCTGCTTCTTGCAGCTTCTGCCAGATGTTACTTCCACAATGCTCCAAATCCTTTCTCAACAGCACCTCCACCTCCACATAAATTGTTCGCTTTTCTAAATTACTGAGCCTTAGTTCTGACAGCATATTTTCCCACATAGCTTCAAATTCTGATCTGAGGTCCTTGTTGCTCAGTTTACATTGTCTGTCTTTGCATTCACGCAAGAGCCTGTTGACGTCCTTCTCAATTCTCTGCACGCAGGAGTCCTGGATGCTTTCTAGCTTGAACCACCCTTTCCGAATTTGAATGGCTTCCTTGAACTTGCTGTGTGAATAACTCTGCAGTTCCCTTTTCAGGCTTTTTGTACTCTAGATGAAATCTTCACGATACTTCTCTATCAGGTTTACATTGTCTACTCCACATTCGAAATAATCTTGTAAGAGTttcaagcactttttttcctcatgctgCAGTTTTTCTTGGGCTTCCTTTTCCAAGGTGACCTGGAAATCTCCTTCTAGGCCCTGAGGTGTCTGATTCTGGATGAAGGTTTCCTTTTCCAACAGCCAGTGGTGCATTGCCTTGCGGAAGTCCCACTCCCACGCTGCATACTTCATGGACAGTTGCTCATAGGCTTCAGCCACGAGACTGTTTCTGAAGCTGAAGATGAAATTCTCGTATTTCACTGCCTTCCACAGGCTCCTCAACTACTCAGTGAATTGGGGGATGTTCTTGAGgcttctgctctttgccttgATTTTGATGCATTCAAACAGATGTTTTTTGAGCTCCCCCACAGCTTCACTGTACCCCACGTTCACTGGGGCCATGGGGGGCtctccctgccacagcccagggaTGTACCAGTTGTTTTTCTCAGAATTGTAGTCTATAATGTCAGAGAACGACACCTCTCTAGGAAGCTTTTCCATCCTTGCTGCAGCTTTGGTCATGTCATTCAGCTGCTCAAAGaggtgtttcctgtctctcaTGTTCTTCTCATGGGCACAAACATCACTGACGTTCTGGTGCACAAACTGGCAGTTGGGTTTTATGCCAACTTCCCCCATTCTGAGAAATGCGTGGACCGCAATTTGCAGAACATCCTTCATTTCTGTGGCATTCTCCATGGCCAGATTCACAATCGTTATATCGCTCAGCCCAACCACCAGAGTGGCCAGTTCATTGTCATGTTCGTAACTGTCCTCCAGTTTGGCCAGCTCAGGGGCTTTCAAGCCTTCAGTGTCTATGACCAAGATGAAATCAcagcccagctcctgctgaaaGCTCGCTGACACTTTAATCAGCAACATGAAGGCCCCCCGCGTGCATCGGCCACTACTCACTGCAAACTGCAGGCCAAACATGGTGTTGAGAAGGGTGGATTTCCCTGTgctctgcacccccagcaccGTCAGCACCACCAGCCTGGATTTGCCCCCCAGCCTGATGTGGAGTTGAGTCAGGACATCAGCCACCCACTGCAGCGGGATGTTGGAGGCATCTCCATCAATCAGCTCCATGGGAAACCCTTCCAGCATCAGGTCAGCTGCTACACCTGGAAGCCGGACAAACTGTCTGTGTTCTTCAGGCATATTTATTTCTTGGGCCATTGAACATTCAGCCTCATAAAACTGCCCCAGCTCCCGCATGAAGTGCTCCACCCCTAAGGAGCTCTCTGAAATTTCTTTATCAAGTATGTTTAACAACTTTGTGTCATTTCCTGAGAGCTCATTTTCCTGTTTGTACTTGGCATTCAGTTGGGAAATCTTCTGCCTGGCAATGTGATCCAAGTTGAATTTCAGCCATTTCAGGAAATAATGTTTCTCCACTGTGGAATGCATCCCTATTCCACTAATAAATTGAATCAAACTGGGGGTGAGATCACAGTGATTTTGCTGTCTGCGTAAgtcctggactctctccctcagCTGAGATTTGTAATCTTCAGTGGCAGTGTCGCCCTGCTTTCTCATCCGGCACAGCTCTTTCTCCACTTTGGCCAAGTTCTTCCagagctctccctgcagcaggagCATCTCCTGTTTGTACCTTGCCACATCTCCTATTCCTGCAGTGATCTCCCTGGCCAGCGTGCTGCCAGTCTGGCATTTTCCATAGTCCTCATCCACCAGGATCTTCAGGTCACGGCCACGTCGGCCATGCCCTCAATGGTCATTGTTTTAGGGGAAGCGTTGAGTACGCCTGCTATTGCAGACTGGAGGCTTTTAACAAATCTTGCTTCGTTAGTACTACTAGTTTTTACTAACAGACATGACTTTTCCAAGCTCAGTGCAGGGGTGAACTTCTTCAGGAATGCCAGCGTTTTCTTGGCATTCCCACCCTGGTCACTGATGATGAAGAAGTATTTGGTTGTTGATCCTGACAGAGATGACAGCAGCTCATGTTCTAACTCTCCGGTGCTCTCAATCACTATGAACACTGCTGAGGAGACCTGTGTTAAAAAGCTAAACTGCACCCAATGTGAGCTGATGTCCCCGTGAAGGTTGGTAACTGCAATGGGCTCTGGGAAGAGATCTGACTTCTCCCTCCCACGAGGGAAGTACCAGCTAATTTCTACTAGCCCATCTGCAATTTTCCGGCATGCATTCCCAGACTCCATGTCCCTGTGGATAAAGAAATCGTGGTGGTGCTGAGAAGGACTGAGAACAGCATTGAGGAGCTTGGACTTGGAGAAGCTGCAGTGCCCCAGCCGCATGAAGGAGAAGGTGGGCATGGGCACACACACCAGACTCTCCTCCTGGAACCCTCTGCTGTTTGCCAGGGAGTGTGGACTCCACTTCTTCACGATGCTCCTCATGGCCCAGAGCAGGAGGGTGTGCTGATGGGAACCAAGAGGAGGAAGTAGCAGTGGAAGAGCAAACTGGCACATGGCCATTTTGGAGATGACCTCCTGCTGGAGGAAGCCATCTGAGGAAAGCAGAACAGCACAGAGGACATCCAGAGGATGTGAGGAATCACTCTCATTCACCTCATCCAGAGAAAACAGATCATCAGACATGTCTGTATCATCTCCGTCCACACTTGTTCCTACACCAGCACTTCTCCCATTGCCCAAATTGGTGCTTCTGGCCAGGCCATGTAGACCCATTACCTTTCTCAGAAAATGCCATGGTAAATCTCCTTGGGTCTGAGGCATCCCATCATTCATGCTTTGCTCAGTGATCTCAAGGAGGTCCGTTAGCTGCAGCTTCTTGGTCTGGTGTTTCTCCAGTTCTAGCACTGACAGCACAGACTGaagtctttcttctctctctggaaGAAAACAAGCATGTAAGCAAATCCCCGCTGTTCAGTTAATGCCACTATGTAAAAGGAACGACAATTTCTGAAGAGAAGTAACAAAACCAGGAAATGAATAGGTCTAGGGAGCACTCCTAGAAGGACAGTTACTAGGGAGACAAATGGGACATAAGAGCACTCCTGAAAGAGTGGAGGAGCTTTAAGATCTTTCTGTACTTCACTGTAGATGTTCTTGAGGTCCTGGAGGGCTCTTGCTCGCTCCCATGTCAGCTAAGCTTAGCGCATTTCAGCAGGGAGTGACGAGGAAACCTTGCTTTTGGTGCTGTAACCCACGTTACCTACAACCCACAGCCAAGCTTATCCTAGTAGTCTGAAAAGCAGGGGCCATCTAAGCTCCCTTACAGTGAGAGGCCTAGTCAAGGAATGTGACAGGCTGGCCCCAAAATTGTGGATGCTGCCTGCTCCTAGTGTGATGTCCTATTTGCACTTTTGCTGAAGGGCGGCAATGGAGCATCAAAGGGCAGGGGAAACTCTTACCTGCCTCCGCTACTAAACACGAAGAACCTGCAGCAAGTTGCTTCTGGGAGGGCCTGCAGCCTTCATGCTGGGGTTCCTCCTCCATCTCTTCAGACCCTAGAGAGAAAGCCAGATTAAGATTTGTCCAAGCCTTTCTGGACCCCAAGGGCTGCTCCTGTAGGTCTCCTGTGTGCCAACGAGGAATGTGCACGTTTCTGCTGCATACAACATGTCTATCCTCGGACTGTGGTCATGGGATGTGACATGGCTGTGCCATGGGCTGGCGCCCCTGCACTCAGCTGTGGGCTGTGGCTGCCAGGGCTCTGAGGGCAAGATAGGCCGtcatggccctgagcagcctcactTGGGGCTTCCACCCACCCCCTCTGCCCAGGGGCTCCATTTCAGCTCCGCCTCGGGCCTTCAGTCTCTGCCTGGGCTGTGTCCCAGGTGTGCATGTCCCAGCCCTGTTCCTGAagtgctttttggctttcctAGCTTGACCTTGACCTTTCCTAGCTAGTACCTTGTTGTTGCTGGACTGCCAATAGGACCTCGGCACTAAAATGCATAACTGCATGTGCACGTTGGAGATGACAGACTCCCTAGCTAGCCTGTGACCAGTTTGGTCACATAATGCCACCTCTTCAAGCTTCTCTGCTGAAAGTCTGCTGGCCCAGAGGAGGAACCAGCTGAGGACTTCTCccccagcaacacttcttccaaGCCCCATGGTCACAACTACCTTTCCATATAGGTGACCCGCAAAAGGGTCATGATGTGGGGTAGCAGCAATGAAGGAATAGGAGAGACTGAAGCAAGAGGCTAAAGGGCAGAAGGGAAGAGTGACTGCTGGAAAGAGCCAGAAGAACAGACCACCCAGGAACAGAAGGAAACACATTCCCTCAGCCCTGGAGCAGCTGAATTTGTGCAAGCTTGCAGAATTTGTGCAGCTTGCAGAATTTGTGCAAGCCAAGCAGGAGATGAAAAGCCATAGGGTTGAAAACCAGCCTGCGCAAGAGAACCCACTGAGCCAGAGGCAAGTGGAGGAGGTGCATTTGTGCACAAACTCCAATGCTTCGTGTTTGCCTCAGTCTCTGTTTCTATAAGTTTCTTCATCTCTTTCCCGGCCCCTGAAGGTAAAAGCCCATATATGTTCAAACAGCCAGTGGGGTCCTTTAGCCCTCAGCTCAGCCCCTTGCCAGAAAGAACTGCAACATGCCCCGGGTAAAGGCAGGAAATTGAGCATCACTTCCACTAAATGTCACACTTGGGTAGGAAAGCAACACAGGAATGTTCGAAAATCTAAGAATTCTGTCATAAGATCTGGACTGTTGCAATCTGGAAATTCAGACCCTTCTGCACCCTGCCACCTGGAGCTACTTCGGCCCTTAGTCCCAGCCGCAGTACCAGTGGCTGGTCCTGGGCTCTTCTTCCTCATCTGAAGGTGCTGTTTCATTTCTGCTTAGGAGGACAATTCCATCTCCACCCCCCTCAGCTCTGCCTTGCCTCTAATTAACTTTCGGTTCTCGTGCAGTCCTTATCCAGCAAAGGACAAAGGTATCTGCCCCTTCACTTGCCTGTCTTGAAGGACAAGGGGCTTCTATGTAGGAGATGCACATATCAGGCACCGGGGGCTGCGCCATGGGGCAGTCAGAAGGGACTGGGcagcagagaaagagcaaggTCTGCTTGTGCTGTATCAAAGACCCAGGCTGCCTGCGCATGAGCTGGGGTTTTGCTGTGCCCCCATGCTCTAGGTCAATATCCCATCAAGCTAAAAGACCCAGACCTGACCTTCTGGGCCTCCACCTGGGTCCATCTCCTGGACACCTGTGTCCCATCCTGGGGCTCAGAGCCATCTAGATCCTTCCCATGGACACCTGGtaccctcacctcctgaagctcagGGTACCCTGGATGCCTGGAAAGCCAGCTTTGAAAGCCAACCTGTGAGTCCGGAGATCCCAGGAACTTCAGCCTTGAGATGTTAGTGCTCTTCAGAAAACTCCTCAGgtctctgcctccctttctgcAGGGTCGCAGCGTTGTCAAGATCAGCACTGTGTCCTCAGCGGGGCCCTGCAAACAACTGGCAGGGAGCAGTCTGAACTTTGGAAGTTTCTTTCACTTCTGAAAGGAAGCATGAAACAGTGACAGCTTTTCCAAATCCACTTTCACTTTCCATTCAGACGTGTAGGGGCAGAAAGCAGTTTtgcaccccacccccccccttgaTCAGGCAGAAATCAGAGATGCTCTGCTTCAGGGAGGGGGCGGCAGTGAGAAGCTGAAGCTGCAGGAAGCCTCATGTTAAATACTTAGGGAAACGAGAACTTGCTTTAGAAAGCAGCcttgttatttttccatttcccaaACAGCAAGTTCctcaaaagaaagatgaaagtgaaaataaagctattgctggctctctgtccttccttcctaCCTGCAAAAGGCTGGGAAAAGGCACTTCCTCAGAAGCTGGGAATTCTTGGTCGCTTCTGGCACAAAGGTACTAATTTTGTTAGCAAGCAGTAAAGCTAGGCTTTTGACCAGAGGGAAGGTCAGCGAAGGGCTTCCTAGCAGTAGCCTGACTGTAAGAGGAAGCGTGCTATGCACTGCGTTCTTCCAGAGCTTTGTAACTCCTCCTGGCAGCCCCCTCTTCAAGAGCTTCCCAGGTATTGCAGCCCTTGAGCATCAGCAAACATTTCTGCTTGTATTAGCTGGCAGAAGACAAATCTCAGCCGAAGCTTGCAACCTTCGATGTCTTTGCCACtgagggcgagggaggggagaGGCTTAGTCcaacagctttgcagagcaggagcagaggggccactggctccaacCAAACGGTACTGTCTTGGACAGTGTTGAACAGCAGATGCCTGGGAAGAAGGATCAGAACAGTGAAGAGTACATAGATTTTTTTCCGCAGAGTTTTCCAGCAAGCTGCGGCCTGGGAGCTTCCTCAGCCAGAGGCAGCAGCCCCAAAGCCTTTGCTGTGTTGGTTCTTCTGGAAGTGCAGCCCGAAGCACACCATGAATCTACAGCAGGGCCGAAGGCAGCTCCTTGCTTGCTTGCTCCTCTTCTGTTCCTTTTCGAAGAAcgtttgctttgcttcttttgacCTCCGCAGAGCAAGCAGCTTCTGCTTTCACGGACATCTCTGTTGGGctgcttggctctccttctgtcGCGGATGGAGTGACATCTTCCTCACCAAGAGCCATTAGCTCACAGCCTGCCACTGTGTGGGTAATGTgaagatttggttttttttcttcccacctgCAGTGAATATCCTCTGACACTTTATTGCCCAGCCATTCAGTGGGCTTTGATCCTTCAGCAGCTCTTTTCTCTTGGCCTAAAATACAGAGATGAGTGAGgggctttggtttttgttttcttctaaagagCCAATCCCCGCCAGAAGAAAGCAAGGCAAAAAGACATCTTGGGCTGGCTTTTTCCTCCAGAGCGTGTTCTTCACAGCATGGAGTCACGTGTATGTGAGCACAACTTGGATTTGGAAAGGGAACTGGAACTGCTCATCACAAAGGCCTTAACCCATACTCCTGAGCCTAAACCCTTAGGAAAGGCCCATAAGTGTCTCATCCTGTTCTTCCTGCACCGCTTCAGAGGACAAGTGGGCCAGGAAACCTGCAGGGCTGGAACCTTAAGCAGGACCTCTCCTTGAGTGGCTgaatactttcttttcttattagtcattgattttcaaaaagaaaacaaggactcCCCAGGAGTGTCCCCTGCCACCTTGAGATGACTCTGGCTCACAATTGCACCACTTCCACAAGGGATAGGGAAGAGTCTGCTTAGGTGCTGTTGGAGAAGCAAAGCTCCCCAGATCAGTTTCGGATGTGGGCCTTCAACTCTTGTGTGGCGTGCACGTCccagcctctgacaaaggaaAGCAAACTGAGAGGGGGGCAAGCTGAGAGATGAAAAATTCCATTTCAAACTAAAAAgctttgactgtgagggtgctcAGACCCTGGGAAAGGGTTGCCCAGAGCAGTTGCGTAGTCTCCatcccctggagatattcaaaagccgacTGAACGCAGCCGTGAGCAGCCTGCCtcagttgaccctgctttgagcacaaGGATTGGACTAGACACTCTCCAGAGGTTCCTACGTGTAAAGGGAGTTTCTCGTATTTCAGCAGATGCctattgccccttgtcctgtcacaggcaccactgagaacagtctggctCCCCCTTCTTcactcccccccatcccccagcaGCCATTTATATGCACTGATaagttttccccttccccctgtccccctcagccttctcttctgcaggctgaaccaTCCCAGCTCACTCATCTCTCCCCATATGACAGCTTCTCCAAGCCCTTAGTCGTCTTTGtgactggactcactccagtatgtccaagcctttcttgtactggggatccAGCACTGGTCCCaacactccagctgtggcctcaccagtgctgagcagaggcgaAGCATcatctccctcaacctgctggcagcacttttCCTGATGCAGCTCAGGATGCTGGTGGCctcctttgctgcaaggacacatggctggctcatggtcaatttggtgtccaccaggacccctaggTCTTATTCTGCAAAGCAgctttccagccagttggccCCCTGGCAGTGCTGCTCCATGGCAGTGCTGCTCCATGGGCTCTCTCCTCCTGCAGGTGCAGGTCTTGGCACCTCCCTTTGTGGctcttcatgaggttcctctctaaccttttctccagcctgctgaggtccctctgagcAGTGGCACAGCCATCTGGTGTGTCAGCTGCTTCTCCCAGTTCTGTGTCTACAAACCTGTTGACGGTGCACTCTGTCCTCTCACGTGGGACCTTAGTGAAGATGTTAAGGCATGTTGGACCCAGGATCTGTCAAGGAGCAGTgagggctggctgctgcctcaGGCACAGCGAGCTGGGCACCATGCCAGGACCAGCAaggcaggggcctcaccagccagggtAAAGTCCTGCAGTACCTCAGAGAGGCAagcaaagcagccctgcagaTGGTAGCCATgttcaagcaagagtccagatcaCCAGGCAAGTTCCTGGTGATGAGGCAGGCCCAAGGGCAAGCAGGGAAGTCAGTCCCTGAGGCATGCTCTGGACCAACAGGGAGCACAG includes these proteins:
- the LOC104148646 gene encoding LOW QUALITY PROTEIN: up-regulator of cell proliferation-like (The sequence of the model RefSeq protein was modified relative to this genomic sequence to represent the inferred CDS: inserted 1 base in 1 codon; substituted 2 bases at 2 genomic stop codons) — protein: MEEEPQHEGCRPSQKQLAAGSSCLVAEAEREERLQSVLSVLELEKHQTKKLQLTDLLEITEQSMNDGMPQTQGDLPWHFLRKVMGLHGLARSTNLGNGRSAGVGTSVDGDDTDMSDDLFSLDEVNESDSSHPLDVLCAVLLSSDGFLQQEVISKMAMCQFALPLLLPPLGSHQHTLLLWAMRSIVKKWSPHSLANSRGFQEESLVCVPMPTFSFMRLGHCSFSKSKLLNAVLSPSQHHHDFFIHRDMESGNACRKIADGLVEISWYFPRGREKSDLFPEPIAVTNLHGDISSHWVQFSFLTQVSSAVFIVIESTGELEHELLSSLSGSTTKYFFIISDQGGNAKKTLAFLKKFTPALSLEKSCLLVKTSSTNEARFVKSLQSAIAGVLNASPKTMTIEGMADVAXDLKILVDEDYGKCQTGSTLAREITAGIGDVARYKQEMLLLQGELWKNLAKVEKELCRMRKQGDTATEDYKSQLRERVQDLRRQQNHCDLTPSLIQFISGIGMHSTVEKHYFLKWLKFNLDHIARQKISQLNAKYKQENELSGNDTKLLNILDKEISESSLGVEHFMRELGQFYEAECSMAQEINMPEEHRQFVRLPGVAADLMLEGFPMELIDGDASNIPLQWVADVLTQLHIRLGGKSRLVVLTVLGVQSTGKSTLLNTMFGLQFAVSSGRCTRGAFMLLIKVSASFQQELGCDFILVIDTEGLKAPELAKLEDSYEHDNELATLVVGLSDITIVNLAMENATEMKDVLQIAVHAFLRMGEVGIKPNCQFVHQNVSDVCAHEKNMRDRKHLFEQLNDMTKAAARMEKLPREVSFSDIIDYNSEKNNWYIPGLWQGEPPMAPVNVGYSEAVGELKKHLFECIKIKAKSRSLKNIPQFTEXLRSLWKAVKYENFIFSFRNSLVAEAYEQLSMKYAAWEWDFRKAMHHWLLEKETFIQNQTPQGLEGDFQVTLEKEAQEKLQHEEKKCLKLLQDYFECGVDNVNLIEKYREDFIXSTKSLKRELQSYSHSKFKEAIQIRKGWFKLESIQDSCVQRIEKDVNRLLRECKDRQCKLSNKDLRSEFEAMWENMLSELRLSNLEKRTIYVEVEVLLRKDLEHCGSNIWQKLQEAESLCKHGREDFRVDYSCIQRNRLRAIADALRGKDVHMQLQNFAEAVISDCNRYIEEKVNSKMDYDETYCRELLNMINKRLQMNCEKSLCFSPSLEVDLKLHILGKAAHRFQEMHDRFVKENDPQQHLEKLKAQYFSTFTDLYWEKDENQIRARDFCNQCLKPALIDYIYKRLGIDIVDDILSLGESITYSSRTFFQFALQKKLLDDMNVESYVSYVSHYEKFVKTWIQRHLSKHYKETGHLEKLERKCLSGIVEKISNILGESQTEENIDALAFLNHFCRALQKDLVIPKHSLARIQFKNTAKTEQFCANLLTSLPQLKEDILLQLSGSDLETMLCSLLVKPQDEIFRRVFGCGKQCPFCKVPCEAGGNDHKEHFASVHRPQGLAGMVHVKTEKLAYSVCSSEVVSVNSFRNIDTNGKFHPYKEYRQYYPDWRIQPDATIEASDYWKFVFKEFNQQFAEEYCAEPADLPREWRKLTKEQVLGTLKATYNAN